A window of Thermomicrobiales bacterium contains these coding sequences:
- a CDS encoding ABC transporter substrate-binding protein, which yields MDRLTRMSDLLERVGPTSRRGFLKRAVVMGAALPLAGSVLSACGGDDDDDTPAATATTADAAEPTADTSGEATEEPAAEATEEPAAEATEEPAAEATESTGGEGKQGGMLIVMGHEGVDGLSPDYIGPTVNWACITQIHNALTEMDPWFEYQPTLAESYEISDDGTVYTFKLRSDVPFHDGETFSAEDVVYTFEYYGNPDNAMTTGSRFVGITSVEAPDDMTVVVSLDAPNAAFLTKAGSSFIVPKHVHEPIGDAEYSTNPVGTGPFKMKDYDPASFVELEAFEDHFRGRPLLDGYRLNTVPEPSVRAIALETGEADSSVWSLNTDDNIRLRDSGNFYVSITSSTACNNFQINTTSDQFKDKVVRQAMMFALDRDTIVNDIWRGLAVKATTNLSPAVAYYHDDTDVMKYDYDPDTANQMLDEAGWTMGSDGVREKDGVRLEWKCGMISGDQARRPIVEAFQQWVTQVGGKFDIVESTAMTEDVRSNKLQMGMHNWTWGGSGGDPDATAVMHSDWSGVSLGTHYSNPEMDQLLEDGLAEPDPEKRKVIYKRVQEIFCEDVPILFVQYWDWFVFFTTRVKGLPEEPLLSGSQVYNMAYKMWIEEA from the coding sequence GTGGATCGACTAACACGCATGTCCGATTTGCTTGAGCGCGTGGGACCGACCTCGCGCCGCGGGTTTTTGAAACGCGCCGTCGTCATGGGTGCTGCCTTGCCGTTGGCCGGCTCGGTGCTCTCCGCTTGCGGTGGTGACGACGATGACGATACGCCGGCAGCAACAGCGACGACCGCTGATGCCGCCGAGCCGACTGCCGATACCAGCGGCGAGGCAACCGAAGAGCCGGCAGCCGAAGCGACCGAGGAGCCTGCAGCCGAGGCGACCGAGGAGCCTGCAGCCGAGGCGACCGAATCCACCGGTGGCGAAGGCAAGCAAGGCGGCATGCTGATTGTGATGGGCCACGAGGGCGTCGATGGCCTGAGCCCGGACTACATCGGTCCGACGGTCAACTGGGCCTGCATCACGCAGATCCATAACGCACTTACCGAAATGGACCCGTGGTTCGAGTATCAGCCGACGCTCGCCGAGTCGTATGAGATCAGCGATGACGGCACCGTCTACACATTCAAGCTGCGATCCGATGTCCCGTTCCATGATGGTGAGACGTTCTCGGCTGAGGATGTTGTGTACACCTTCGAATACTACGGCAATCCGGACAACGCGATGACGACCGGTAGCCGCTTTGTTGGCATAACCAGCGTTGAGGCACCGGATGACATGACCGTTGTCGTCAGCCTTGACGCGCCGAATGCTGCGTTCCTCACCAAGGCCGGTTCGTCGTTCATCGTTCCGAAGCACGTTCACGAGCCGATCGGCGATGCCGAGTACAGCACGAACCCGGTTGGTACCGGTCCGTTCAAGATGAAGGACTACGATCCTGCATCGTTCGTTGAACTCGAGGCGTTCGAGGATCACTTTCGTGGTCGCCCGCTCCTTGATGGCTATCGCCTGAACACCGTTCCGGAGCCATCGGTGCGCGCGATTGCGCTGGAAACTGGTGAGGCCGATTCGTCGGTCTGGTCGCTCAACACGGATGACAACATCCGCCTGCGCGACAGCGGCAATTTCTATGTCTCGATCACGTCAAGCACTGCCTGCAACAACTTCCAGATCAACACGACGAGCGATCAGTTCAAGGACAAGGTCGTTCGCCAAGCGATGATGTTTGCCCTGGATCGGGACACGATCGTGAACGACATCTGGCGCGGGCTGGCAGTGAAAGCCACGACCAACCTGTCGCCGGCAGTCGCGTATTATCACGACGACACCGATGTCATGAAGTACGACTACGACCCGGATACGGCCAACCAGATGCTGGACGAGGCCGGCTGGACCATGGGCAGCGACGGCGTCCGTGAAAAGGATGGCGTTCGGCTGGAGTGGAAGTGCGGCATGATCTCGGGCGATCAGGCACGGCGTCCGATCGTCGAGGCGTTCCAGCAGTGGGTCACCCAGGTCGGTGGGAAGTTTGACATTGTCGAATCGACTGCCATGACTGAAGATGTCCGTTCCAACAAGCTCCAGATGGGTATGCACAACTGGACGTGGGGCGGTTCTGGTGGCGACCCGGATGCCACCGCGGTGATGCACTCCGATTGGTCTGGCGTGTCTCTTGGCACGCACTACTCCAACCCGGAGATGGATCAGCTGCTTGAAGATGGACTGGCCGAGCCAGATCCTGAGAAGCGCAAGGTGATCTACAAGCGCGTCCAGGAGATCTTCTGCGAAGATGTGCCGATTCTGTTCGTGCAGTATTGGGACTGGTTCGTGTTCTTCACCACTCGGGTGAAGGGTCTGCCAGAAGAGCCGCTGCTCTCGGGTAGCCAAGTCTACAACATGGCCTACAAGATGTGGATCGAAGAGGCCTGA
- a CDS encoding ABC transporter permease, whose amino-acid sequence MVSYIIRRLLQGVVVVFIITFFAFAILQAAPGDPIDLMLGEGNVQMSAEQRAAILHKWGMDRPWYEQYFTWLKNFVSGDLGESIVRRGSPVSGMIFSAAIPTLKLNLIAYVIAIIISIPAGMLAAIKRYSAYDSAVMVIASAGVALPVFWVALMSIIFFSLKLGWLPPFGSSGWKAYILPVLALSLNELALLTRMMRGTMLEVLEQDYVKTARSKGLSEYAVIVGHAVRNALLPIITILGVRAGFLISGSVVVESIFAWPGLGSLFLDSVNRFDFQVVQAIVVLLTVFVLLANILTDLLYAVIDPRIRLNK is encoded by the coding sequence ATGGTTAGCTACATCATTCGTCGACTGCTGCAGGGGGTCGTGGTGGTATTTATCATCACGTTCTTCGCGTTTGCGATCCTTCAGGCAGCACCCGGCGACCCGATTGACCTGATGCTCGGCGAGGGCAACGTGCAGATGTCGGCCGAGCAACGCGCGGCTATCCTGCACAAGTGGGGCATGGATCGCCCGTGGTATGAGCAGTACTTCACGTGGTTAAAGAACTTCGTTTCTGGCGACCTGGGTGAGTCCATCGTCCGACGTGGCTCGCCGGTTAGCGGCATGATTTTCAGCGCCGCGATTCCCACGCTGAAGTTGAACCTCATTGCGTACGTCATAGCGATCATCATATCCATTCCAGCCGGAATGTTGGCGGCAATTAAGCGCTATTCCGCCTACGACTCGGCTGTCATGGTGATCGCAAGCGCGGGCGTGGCGTTGCCTGTCTTCTGGGTCGCGCTGATGTCAATCATCTTCTTCTCGCTCAAATTAGGCTGGTTACCGCCGTTCGGTTCGAGCGGCTGGAAAGCGTATATCCTGCCGGTCCTCGCGTTGTCACTCAACGAGCTGGCGCTCCTGACGCGCATGATGCGCGGAACGATGCTCGAAGTCCTTGAGCAGGACTACGTAAAGACCGCGCGATCGAAGGGACTCTCCGAGTACGCCGTGATCGTCGGGCACGCAGTTCGCAATGCGCTTCTGCCGATCATCACGATCCTCGGTGTGCGGGCTGGATTCCTCATCAGCGGCTCGGTCGTTGTTGAGTCGATCTTTGCCTGGCCGGGACTTGGCTCGTTGTTCCTCGACTCAGTCAACCGCTTTGACTTCCAGGTTGTGCAAGCGATCGTCGTCCTGCTAACCGTGTTCGTCCTCCTCGCAAACATC
- a CDS encoding CapA family protein, which yields MTEQQALRMALTGDSLIARSISVYQDEPTQALLQVLRESDVSFTNLESLPNNFEGYPVEDSGGSHLGAHEWVIDELVAAGINLFAMPNNHSLNYGVSGLLTTIDILNAHDIVWAGIGRNLGEARMPAYLDTSAGSVGLVACASTFGKGQQASVQRPDMAGRPGINPLRYSTTYIVPEDDLAALRRVVTNLGLEERRLDRIRLGFGFPPASEDILPFLDANFRAGDSTRIETAPNQRDLDEICAWVAEAAGRSDLVVASIHAHEQGKTKEEPADFIRAFARSVIAAGADVVVGHGPHLLRGVEIIDGKPVFYSLGNFVGQNELTYKLPSDSYETFRIEPTTTPGQVYAQRSEGDTKGFPADQRYWETIVPVCHWDGSTLREITIYPVWLGLGEATHQRGRPRLATGAVATGILNRFQKLSEQFGTQVVVEGELGVIRM from the coding sequence ATGACCGAACAACAGGCGCTGCGCATGGCGCTGACGGGTGATAGCCTGATCGCCCGCAGCATCAGCGTGTATCAGGATGAGCCAACGCAAGCGTTGCTGCAGGTTCTCCGGGAGAGCGACGTCTCCTTTACCAATCTGGAGTCGTTGCCCAACAACTTTGAGGGCTATCCCGTCGAAGACAGCGGGGGCTCGCACCTCGGGGCGCATGAGTGGGTGATTGATGAGTTGGTGGCCGCCGGAATCAATCTCTTTGCCATGCCGAACAATCACAGCCTGAACTATGGTGTGTCGGGCCTGCTGACGACGATCGACATCCTCAACGCACATGACATTGTCTGGGCAGGCATAGGCCGCAATCTGGGCGAAGCGCGCATGCCTGCCTATCTGGACACGAGCGCCGGGTCGGTCGGATTGGTGGCCTGTGCCTCGACGTTTGGCAAGGGGCAGCAAGCGAGCGTCCAGCGGCCCGACATGGCCGGGCGTCCCGGAATCAACCCGCTGCGCTACTCCACGACGTATATCGTTCCAGAGGACGATCTGGCGGCGTTGCGCCGTGTCGTCACCAACCTCGGGCTCGAGGAACGCCGTCTGGATCGCATCCGGCTGGGGTTCGGCTTCCCACCAGCATCCGAAGACATCCTGCCGTTCCTCGATGCCAACTTCCGCGCCGGTGACTCGACGCGGATTGAGACGGCACCGAACCAGCGCGATCTGGATGAGATCTGCGCCTGGGTTGCCGAAGCTGCCGGTCGATCTGACCTTGTGGTTGCCAGCATTCATGCGCACGAACAAGGCAAGACGAAGGAGGAGCCGGCCGACTTCATCCGAGCATTTGCCCGCAGCGTCATCGCGGCCGGCGCAGACGTCGTGGTTGGCCACGGTCCGCATCTGCTGCGCGGCGTCGAGATCATCGACGGCAAGCCGGTGTTCTACAGCCTCGGCAACTTCGTTGGCCAGAACGAGCTGACGTACAAGCTGCCGTCGGATTCGTATGAGACATTTCGGATTGAGCCGACGACGACACCTGGACAGGTCTACGCGCAGCGATCCGAGGGCGACACTAAGGGATTCCCGGCCGATCAGCGCTACTGGGAGACGATCGTCCCGGTCTGTCACTGGGACGGATCGACCCTCAGAGAGATAACGATCTATCCAGTTTGGCTCGGGCTTGGTGAGGCAACCCACCAGCGAGGGCGACCGCGCCTTGCAACTGGGGCGGTTGCAACTGGTATCCTCAATCGGTTCCAGAAGCTCTCTGAGCAATTTGGTACACAGGTCGTGGTCGAGGGGGAGCTTGGCGTCATACGAATGTGA
- a CDS encoding ABC transporter substrate-binding protein has translation MTELLDRVGATSRRGFLKRAAIMGAALPLAGSVLSACGGDDDDDTPAATATTAASSDATADTSGGEATEEPEAEATEGSSSEATEEPEAEATESTGGAAGEPKQGGKLIVMGHEGVDGLSPDYIGPTVNWACITQIHNAMVEMDAWFEYQPILADSYEISDDGLIYTFKLHPDVPFHDGEIFSSADVKYTLEYYANPDNAMTTGSNFISIDTVDAPDDNTVVINLKTPNAAFLTQGASGFIVPKHIHEPIGDEEYSRQPIGTGAFKLSEYDPASFVEMVAFDDHFRGRPYLDAYRLNTVPEPSVRAIALETGEADSSVWSLSTDDNIRLRDSGEYWTSITSSTAVNHMPMDCSSDQFKDKAVRQALMYAVDRDSIVNDIWRGLAVKATTNLSPALAYYHDDTDVAKYDYDLDKAAAALDAAGWTVGGDGIREKDGIKLQWNCGIISGDQARRPIAEAVQQWVSQIGCKMDIIETTDIIGSVREHKNQMALYNWTYGGDGGDPDATAVLHSDWSGPSVGTYYSNPEMDQLLEDGLAEPDPEKRKVIYKRVQEIFCEDVPILYIQFWDWFVFFTTRVKGLPEEPLLAGSQIYNMANKLWIDED, from the coding sequence ATGACTGAACTTCTGGATCGCGTCGGTGCCACATCGCGCCGCGGATTCCTGAAGCGCGCTGCGATTATGGGCGCAGCGCTGCCACTTGCCGGCTCGGTGCTGAGCGCATGCGGCGGGGATGATGACGACGACACGCCGGCAGCAACGGCGACGACGGCTGCATCGAGCGACGCAACTGCTGATACCAGCGGCGGCGAAGCAACCGAAGAGCCAGAAGCGGAGGCGACTGAGGGCAGCTCGTCCGAGGCGACTGAGGAGCCCGAAGCGGAAGCAACCGAATCAACCGGCGGCGCAGCGGGTGAACCGAAGCAGGGCGGCAAGCTGATCGTCATGGGTCACGAGGGCGTCGATGGCCTCAGCCCGGACTACATCGGCCCGACGGTGAACTGGGCCTGCATTACCCAGATCCACAACGCCATGGTGGAGATGGATGCGTGGTTCGAGTATCAGCCGATCCTCGCAGACTCCTACGAGATCAGCGACGATGGCCTGATCTACACCTTCAAGCTGCATCCGGACGTGCCGTTCCACGACGGCGAGATCTTCTCGTCGGCCGATGTGAAGTACACGCTGGAGTACTACGCGAACCCCGACAACGCCATGACGACCGGCAGCAACTTCATCTCGATCGACACTGTCGACGCGCCGGATGACAACACTGTCGTCATCAATCTGAAGACGCCGAACGCGGCGTTCCTGACGCAGGGAGCCTCCGGCTTCATCGTGCCGAAGCACATCCACGAGCCGATTGGCGACGAGGAGTACAGCCGCCAGCCGATCGGAACTGGCGCGTTCAAGCTCTCGGAATACGACCCGGCGTCGTTTGTCGAGATGGTGGCGTTCGACGACCACTTCCGTGGCCGCCCATACCTCGATGCCTACCGCCTGAATACCGTGCCGGAGCCGTCGGTGCGCGCGATCGCGCTGGAGACGGGCGAGGCGGATTCGTCGGTCTGGTCCCTCAGCACGGACGACAATATTCGGCTGCGCGACAGTGGTGAGTACTGGACGTCGATCACGTCCAGCACGGCGGTGAACCACATGCCGATGGACTGCTCTTCGGATCAGTTCAAGGACAAAGCTGTCCGCCAGGCGCTGATGTATGCCGTTGACCGTGATTCGATCGTCAATGACATCTGGCGCGGACTGGCAGTGAAAGCGACAACGAACTTGTCCCCGGCGCTGGCGTACTACCACGACGACACGGATGTGGCCAAGTACGACTATGATCTCGACAAGGCAGCTGCCGCGCTGGATGCGGCCGGCTGGACTGTTGGCGGTGATGGCATCCGCGAGAAGGATGGCATCAAGCTGCAGTGGAATTGCGGCATCATCTCGGGCGATCAGGCACGCCGCCCAATCGCTGAGGCCGTCCAGCAGTGGGTCAGCCAGATTGGCTGCAAGATGGACATCATCGAAACGACTGACATCATCGGTTCGGTGCGTGAGCACAAGAATCAGATGGCGCTCTACAACTGGACGTACGGCGGCGACGGTGGCGACCCGGACGCGACCGCCGTATTGCACTCGGACTGGTCGGGCCCGTCGGTTGGTACCTATTACTCAAACCCGGAGATGGACCAGCTGCTGGAGGATGGCCTCGCGGAGCCGGATCCGGAGAAGCGCAAGGTCATCTACAAGCGTGTGCAGGAGATCTTCTGCGAAGACGTGCCGATCCTCTACATTCAGTTCTGGGACTGGTTCGTCTTCTTCACGACGCGTGTGAAGGGCCTGCCGGAGGAGCCGCTGCTAGCCGGCAGCCAGATCTACAACATGGCCAACAAGCTGTGGATTGACGAGGACTAA